One region of Erythrolamprus reginae isolate rEryReg1 chromosome 12, rEryReg1.hap1, whole genome shotgun sequence genomic DNA includes:
- the GNRH1 gene encoding progonadoliberin-1, with translation MQKISFFLLLISLSTCFAQHWSYGFQPGGKRNVENLRDSFQEVENEMDKAGELQPFECSVPHQRFTLRGLKGVPTGKSN, from the exons ATGCAGAAGATCAGCTTCTTCTTGTTGCTCATCTCTTTGTCGACCTGCTTTGCCCAACATTGGTCATATGGCTTCCAACCAGGTGGGAAGAGAAATGTGGAAAACCTAAGAGACTCCTTCCAAGAG GTTGAAAACGAGATGGACAAAGCTGGGGAACTGCAGCCCTTTGAATGCAGTGTGCCACACCAGCGTTTCACACTCAGAGGGCTAAAAGGTGTTCCTACAG GCAAGTCTAATTGA